In a single window of the Desulfallas thermosapovorans DSM 6562 genome:
- a CDS encoding BON domain-containing protein — translation MSDQNNKNRDKALQDRVQQMLDSDKDFSSYAIKARVIDGEVQVSGIVDALAEESRLREKLTKMPGVKRVELGLAVSTDGAIDDNAVTAEVLEELQANPRVDLRHVGAKSVDGTVFLMGRVNDPEEEREAVASASKARGVTRVVSQLKSKPGDGYDENSLEAIFHHQVNNDGEDGGTRIF, via the coding sequence GTGTCGGACCAAAATAACAAAAACAGGGATAAAGCACTGCAGGACAGAGTTCAGCAAATGCTGGACAGTGATAAAGACTTCAGCAGCTATGCCATAAAGGCCAGGGTGATAGACGGTGAGGTTCAAGTCAGCGGTATAGTGGACGCGCTGGCCGAGGAAAGCCGGCTCAGGGAAAAACTGACTAAAATGCCCGGAGTAAAAAGGGTGGAACTGGGACTGGCGGTAAGTACCGACGGGGCCATTGACGATAATGCTGTGACCGCCGAGGTTCTGGAAGAATTGCAGGCTAATCCCCGGGTGGATCTGCGTCATGTGGGAGCCAAATCCGTTGACGGTACGGTTTTCCTGATGGGACGGGTAAACGACCCGGAGGAGGAGCGGGAAGCGGTGGCCAGTGCCTCAAAGGCCAGGGGAGTTACCAGGGTGGTTAGCCAGTTGAAAAGCAAGCCCGGTGATGGATATGACGAAAACAGCCTGGAAGCGATTTTTCATCACCAGGTAAACAATGACGGGGAAGACGGCGGGACAAGAATTTTTTGA
- the larB gene encoding nickel pincer cofactor biosynthesis protein LarB, with product MTNGELRQLLTDLHTGRLDVDTALDKLKTLPYEDIGFAKLDHHRALRKGFPEVVFCQGKTTGQIVEIMSRLSQNNHTVLATRAGREVFEAVQAVLGDAVYSELARTIVVYRGPRPVPRGNVLVVTAGTADLPVAEEAAVTAEVMGNQVRRCYDVGVAGIHRLFDRLDMFKWAQVIIVVAGMEGALASVVGGLVEQPVIAVPTSVGYGASFQGLAALLGMLNSCASGVGVVNIDNGFGAAMLANAITRCANVTGAEIHAGNSKF from the coding sequence ATGACCAATGGTGAGCTGCGGCAATTATTAACGGATCTGCATACGGGCCGGCTGGATGTCGATACGGCCCTGGACAAGCTTAAGACGTTACCTTATGAAGATATTGGTTTTGCCAAACTTGATCACCACCGGGCGCTGCGCAAGGGGTTCCCGGAGGTGGTTTTCTGCCAGGGTAAAACTACGGGACAAATTGTGGAAATAATGAGCAGGTTAAGCCAAAACAACCACACTGTTCTGGCTACCCGGGCCGGCCGGGAAGTATTTGAGGCGGTGCAGGCTGTGCTGGGTGATGCTGTTTATTCGGAACTGGCCCGTACCATTGTGGTCTATCGCGGCCCTAGGCCGGTACCCAGGGGCAACGTGCTGGTGGTGACAGCGGGCACCGCCGATTTGCCCGTGGCCGAGGAAGCGGCGGTTACCGCCGAGGTGATGGGTAACCAGGTGCGCCGGTGTTACGATGTGGGAGTGGCCGGTATCCATCGATTATTCGATAGATTGGATATGTTTAAATGGGCACAGGTAATTATTGTAGTGGCGGGTATGGAAGGCGCCCTGGCCAGCGTGGTGGGCGGGCTGGTGGAACAGCCCGTTATCGCTGTACCCACCAGCGTGGGTTACGGGGCCAGTTTTCAGGGTCTGGCGGCACTACTTGGCATGTTGAACAGCTGTGCCTCGGGTGTGGGTGTGGTGAATATTGACAACGGTTTCGGGGCTGCCATGTTAGCCAATGCCATAACCCGTTGTGCGAATGTGACCGGTGCCGAGATCCATGCCGGGAATAGTAAATTTTAA
- the adhE gene encoding bifunctional acetaldehyde-CoA/alcohol dehydrogenase, translating to MSDKINGQQIEYIGDKQQLAVDKLVERAEQARRALMRLSQQQIDEIVRAMALAGLDKHMELARLAVQETKKGVYEDKTIKNIFATESVYHSIKYKKTVGIVSVNQEEDFMEVAEPIGVIAAIIPVTNPTSTTMFKSLICIKTANPVIFSFHPGGQKCSAAAAGVMLEAAVAAGAPENCISWIEEPSLEATRYLMNHPGVQLILATGGAGLVQAAYSTGKPALGVGPGNVPCYIEKTAHIKRAVTDLILSKTFDNGLICASEQSVIIDREIYKEVTGLMKNYGCYFLNEHETARLEAIAAKGEDCALNPAIVGQPACEIARMAGFEVPRETKVLVAPQQGVGPGYPLSMEKLSPILACYQVKDYHEGISRCEEIVGFGGLGHSAVLHTENRDVVAEFSRRMRTGRIIINSPATHGAIGDLYNVNTPSLTLGCGSMGHNATTSNVSVDNLINIKRVAGRRNKLQWFKVPERIYFTSGAVQYLQKMQGVTRALIVTDPGIVKLGFVDKVVYHLNKRNNQVAVEIFSEVEPDPSVETVQKGVEVMKQFHPDTIIALGGGSPIDAAKAMWLFYEHPEVEFDFLRLKFLDIRKRTYKYPKLGRRAQLVAIPTTSGTGSEVSAFAVITHKGQDVKYPLADYELTPDVAIVDPDFVGTLPPPVIADTGLDVLTHALEAYVSVMASDYTDAMAMKAAELVFKYLPASYGEKDNITARTKMHNASCIAGMAFTNAFLGVCHSLAHKLGGEFHITHGRANAILLPHVIRYNAALPSKFASFPQYEYFQAPEKYRQMAAFLGMPAGTVEEGVNSLIAGVEKLRAGVGIPATIAQCGVDAELFKKKVPELAEKAFADQSTTANPRMPLIEELAEILLRAYDAPHA from the coding sequence GTGAGCGACAAAATTAACGGGCAGCAGATTGAATATATAGGCGACAAGCAGCAGCTTGCGGTGGACAAGTTGGTGGAAAGAGCGGAGCAGGCGAGGCGGGCTTTAATGCGCCTGTCCCAACAGCAAATTGATGAAATAGTCCGGGCCATGGCTCTGGCCGGGCTTGATAAGCATATGGAACTGGCGCGGCTGGCGGTACAGGAAACAAAAAAAGGGGTTTACGAGGATAAAACAATAAAAAATATCTTTGCCACCGAATCAGTCTACCATAGTATAAAGTACAAAAAAACCGTGGGCATAGTCAGCGTCAACCAGGAAGAGGACTTCATGGAGGTGGCTGAGCCCATCGGTGTAATAGCCGCCATCATACCCGTCACCAATCCCACCTCCACCACTATGTTTAAGTCGCTTATTTGCATTAAAACGGCCAACCCGGTGATTTTCAGCTTCCACCCCGGGGGGCAAAAATGCAGCGCGGCTGCGGCCGGGGTGATGCTGGAGGCGGCGGTGGCCGCCGGGGCACCGGAAAACTGTATATCCTGGATTGAAGAACCCTCCCTGGAGGCCACCCGCTACCTGATGAATCACCCCGGTGTGCAGTTGATTCTGGCCACCGGAGGTGCCGGGCTGGTGCAGGCTGCATACAGCACAGGCAAGCCCGCGCTGGGGGTGGGACCGGGCAACGTGCCTTGCTACATTGAAAAAACAGCACATATCAAGCGGGCGGTCACTGATTTGATTTTAAGCAAAACATTTGATAACGGGCTGATTTGTGCTTCGGAGCAGTCGGTAATTATTGACCGCGAAATTTATAAAGAAGTAACCGGGCTCATGAAGAATTACGGCTGTTATTTCCTAAACGAGCATGAAACAGCCAGGCTGGAGGCCATTGCGGCCAAGGGTGAGGATTGCGCCCTGAACCCGGCTATTGTTGGGCAACCCGCTTGCGAAATCGCGCGGATGGCTGGGTTTGAAGTGCCACGGGAAACCAAGGTACTGGTGGCGCCCCAACAGGGGGTGGGGCCGGGATATCCCCTGTCCATGGAAAAGCTCAGCCCCATACTGGCTTGCTACCAGGTGAAGGATTATCATGAAGGTATCAGCCGTTGTGAAGAAATTGTGGGCTTCGGTGGTCTGGGACACTCGGCGGTGCTGCATACCGAAAACCGGGACGTGGTGGCGGAATTTTCCCGGCGCATGCGCACCGGCCGGATTATTATCAATTCCCCGGCCACCCATGGGGCCATCGGTGATTTGTATAACGTCAACACGCCCTCCCTTACCCTGGGCTGCGGTTCCATGGGCCACAATGCCACCACCTCCAATGTAAGCGTTGATAACTTGATTAATATCAAACGGGTTGCCGGGCGGCGTAACAAGTTACAGTGGTTCAAGGTGCCGGAGCGAATTTATTTCACCTCGGGTGCGGTACAGTACCTGCAAAAGATGCAGGGCGTAACCAGAGCGTTAATTGTTACCGACCCGGGTATAGTCAAGCTGGGTTTTGTGGATAAGGTGGTATACCACCTGAATAAACGCAATAACCAGGTGGCAGTGGAAATTTTCTCGGAAGTGGAGCCCGATCCGTCGGTTGAAACGGTGCAAAAGGGTGTCGAGGTGATGAAGCAGTTCCACCCGGACACCATTATCGCCCTGGGGGGCGGTTCGCCCATCGACGCTGCCAAAGCCATGTGGTTGTTTTATGAACACCCCGAGGTGGAGTTTGACTTTTTGCGCCTTAAGTTTCTGGATATTCGCAAGCGTACTTATAAATACCCCAAATTGGGCCGGCGGGCTCAACTGGTGGCCATACCCACCACCAGTGGCACCGGTTCCGAAGTCAGCGCCTTTGCGGTGATAACCCACAAAGGCCAGGATGTCAAATATCCTCTGGCGGATTACGAGCTCACCCCCGATGTGGCCATTGTTGACCCGGACTTTGTGGGTACGCTGCCCCCGCCGGTGATTGCGGATACAGGCCTCGATGTGCTGACCCATGCCCTGGAAGCTTACGTATCGGTGATGGCTTCCGACTATACCGATGCCATGGCCATGAAAGCCGCAGAGCTGGTATTCAAGTATTTGCCTGCCAGTTACGGGGAAAAGGATAATATCACTGCCCGGACTAAAATGCATAATGCTTCCTGCATAGCGGGTATGGCTTTTACCAATGCTTTTTTGGGAGTTTGTCACAGTCTGGCCCATAAACTGGGTGGTGAATTTCACATTACCCATGGCCGGGCCAACGCTATTTTGTTACCTCACGTAATCAGGTATAATGCAGCGCTGCCCAGCAAATTTGCCTCTTTCCCGCAGTACGAATACTTTCAGGCCCCGGAAAAATACCGGCAAATGGCCGCCTTCTTGGGTATGCCGGCAGGTACCGTGGAAGAGGGGGTAAACAGCCTCATTGCCGGGGTGGAAAAACTGCGGGCAGGCGTGGGTATACCGGCCACCATAGC
- a CDS encoding mechanosensitive ion channel family protein translates to MEGIREWYEVWQNYRYHNEVNFLIFIPLFFLLRSWLIKKLNASFNTKLENNDLAPFIQSLINWGTFYAIITYAVIYFKDTFWLGETWFTIGNTPVTTLTFIIPVIIISLSVKFSNFISRFLLHRVYSRYEMDQGMQYTFSRLLHYIIIIVSVLVALPVIGFDLSVLTVFAGVAGIGIGFGMQNIASNFISGLILLFERPIKVGDRIKIGEIHCDVQHINIRSTVVRTRNNEHIIIPNSQFIENQIINWSYGDPIVRQQILIGVAYGSNVRLLEKLLLQAAREHRDVLDDPPPRVDFLDFGESALNFRLLYWIGDPVLRTRIKSALNYRINELLQEHGLEIPFPQRDLHLRSVDTALLKNMQWEMELSNEQTPRKQTILEDKPEVAEKPA, encoded by the coding sequence GTGGAAGGTATACGGGAATGGTACGAAGTATGGCAAAATTACCGCTATCATAATGAGGTAAATTTTTTAATATTTATACCGCTGTTTTTTCTATTGCGATCCTGGTTGATAAAAAAATTAAACGCCTCATTTAATACTAAACTTGAAAACAATGACCTGGCGCCATTTATCCAGTCACTGATCAACTGGGGTACATTTTATGCCATAATTACTTACGCCGTTATCTATTTTAAAGACACCTTTTGGCTGGGGGAAACCTGGTTTACCATCGGTAATACCCCGGTTACCACGCTGACATTTATCATACCCGTAATTATTATCAGCCTCAGTGTCAAGTTTTCCAACTTTATTTCCCGGTTCCTTTTGCACCGGGTCTACAGCCGCTATGAAATGGACCAGGGCATGCAGTATACCTTTAGCCGGCTGCTGCACTACATTATTATCATAGTTTCAGTACTGGTGGCTTTGCCCGTTATTGGTTTCGATTTGAGCGTCCTTACTGTTTTTGCCGGGGTGGCCGGCATCGGTATCGGTTTTGGCATGCAAAATATTGCCTCCAACTTCATTTCGGGCTTGATATTGTTATTTGAGCGCCCCATTAAAGTGGGCGACAGAATAAAAATAGGTGAAATCCACTGCGACGTACAGCACATCAATATCCGTTCCACAGTGGTGCGCACCAGGAACAATGAACACATTATCATACCCAACAGCCAGTTTATCGAAAATCAAATCATCAACTGGTCCTACGGCGATCCCATAGTACGCCAGCAAATTCTCATTGGTGTAGCTTACGGCTCAAACGTCCGCCTGTTGGAAAAACTGTTGCTGCAGGCGGCCCGTGAACACCGGGATGTACTGGACGACCCGCCGCCCCGGGTAGATTTTCTTGATTTCGGAGAGTCAGCGCTAAATTTCAGATTACTATACTGGATCGGTGACCCGGTGCTGCGCACCCGGATAAAAAGTGCCCTGAACTACCGCATTAATGAGCTGCTGCAGGAACATGGCCTGGAAATCCCCTTCCCGCAGCGCGACCTGCACCTGCGCAGCGTGGACACCGCCCTGCTTAAAAATATGCAATGGGAAATGGAATTAAGCAATGAACAAACGCCCCGCAAACAAACCATACTTGAGGACAAACCGGAAGTTGCGGAAAAGCCCGCCTGA